CGGGCGACCTCTACGGTTTTTTGGGCGAGCATCCCGAAGAACGAGACGCTTACTGGAAAGTTTTGAGAGACAACGGAGTCATACTCGACATGGCCGGTCACATACATCTTTATAACCGTGACTTTTTCGGCAGACCTCTTCCGGACACGATAACCTGCGTTAATCAGCTCATTTCAGGAGGCGCGGGGGGAAGTATCGTGGGAGGATATGGCGGAGATTACCACCATTTCTGCCTTATCGAAGTAAACGGCAATACGCTGAGTATCACGGCCATAGACAACACTGGCGCTATCAGGGACAATTTTTCTCTGACAGATGTCGAAGAGACTGCTGAACCGGTTTTCGACCGCTGTCCTGTAGAGTACATGAGTAACGGTTTCAGGTATTACGCCGAGATTCCCGGAGTACTTCGCGTCTTTGACCAAACCGGCAGAGTGCTTTTTGAAAAAAGAGTTCAACCGGATCAACAAGCCGAGTTTTTGACGGACATATCCGGAGTATATTTTTTAATGTTTGACTCTGGCGAAGAAGTTTACTCAAATAAATTCACTGTGATGAGGTAATTTAATGCTTTTTTCTTTTTTGACTCTGAAAATCGCCGCCACTTTTATCGGATGGTTCGTCCTGGAACTTCTGATGGCTAAAACTTTCAAGCACAGGTTTCTCTTAAAGAACAAGTTTTTTATTCACGCGCTCGTTTTTTTTCTTTTTCTATGGTTGCTCAGTCTTGTACTTTCGGACCTGATATTTCCAGCCAGAATCGGCATAATTCTGGGCAATCTTTTCTCAGGAGCCGTACTTGTAATCGGCTCATATCTTTTGGCGGACCTTGCGGATTTCTTTTTGTCGGGACAGACTCACTACAAAGGACAATCCGCCAGAATAATTCCCGGCGTCCTCAGGAACATAATAAAATTCGTCCTGGTGGTCATTTTCGTATTACTTATACTTCATTTCCACTTCAAGATGGAACTGAAGGGTATTTCAGTTACGTCCGCGGTCCTGGCCGGTGTCCTCGGTTTTGCACTTCAGGAAACTCTCGGAAATCTTCTTTCCGGTATAGCCTTGAACATGGAATCGCCGTTCAAGCACGGAGACTGGATAAAAGTCGGTGAAGAAGAGGGATGGGTCATTGATATCACATGGAGATCGACTACCATACACACAAGGCAGGACGACCTGATAACAATACCGAATTCGAAAGTGAGTTCTGAAAAAATAATCAATTTCTCGAGACCTCAGAGAAACAAGGCTGTCGAGATCAATGTCGGAGTGTCGTACGAAAATTCACCCGAAAAAGTAAAAAATATAATCATTCAGTGCGCCCTCGAATCCAAGCTCGCTAAAAAAGAGCCCCGGCCTCTGTGCTGGCTGACAAATTACGGGGATTCTTCTATAAATTACAAGCTTAAGTTCTGGATAAAAGATTACGCAGAGATACATCAGGCCCAGGACGAGGTCATGACTAAAATCTGGTATTCATTCAAGAGGAACAGCATTGATATACCTTTCCCGATAAGACAGATAAAGAATTACGAGTCCCATGCCGCTTCGGTCGAAATAAGGATACAGGAAACAGTCGAAACTCTCAAAAGAATAGCTATTTTCGAGCCGCTGGAATCGGAGGACATAATGCTTCTGGCGAAGAATTCTCCGAGAGTGTCCTACGGCCAGGGAGACATAATCATAAGGCAGGAAGACGAAGGCGATTCAATGTTCATAATCACCAAAGGCGAGGTGGTTGTTGAGAAGAAAGGGGAGGACGGATCTCATAAATTCGTCGCTAAACTCGGACCTCTCGACTTTGTAGGGGAGATGTCACTCTTGACCGGCGAAAGGAGGAGCGCGACCGTAAAGGCGTTCACTGAAGTCGAGGTGATCCTTATAAATAAAAACGCTTTCAAACAGATACTTGTCGCGAATCCCAAGATAGCTTTTTCTCTAAGTGAAAAACTTCTGGGAA
This is a stretch of genomic DNA from candidate division WOR-3 bacterium. It encodes these proteins:
- a CDS encoding mechanosensitive ion channel, with the translated sequence MLFSFLTLKIAATFIGWFVLELLMAKTFKHRFLLKNKFFIHALVFFLFLWLLSLVLSDLIFPARIGIILGNLFSGAVLVIGSYLLADLADFFLSGQTHYKGQSARIIPGVLRNIIKFVLVVIFVLLILHFHFKMELKGISVTSAVLAGVLGFALQETLGNLLSGIALNMESPFKHGDWIKVGEEEGWVIDITWRSTTIHTRQDDLITIPNSKVSSEKIINFSRPQRNKAVEINVGVSYENSPEKVKNIIIQCALESKLAKKEPRPLCWLTNYGDSSINYKLKFWIKDYAEIHQAQDEVMTKIWYSFKRNSIDIPFPIRQIKNYESHAASVEIRIQETVETLKRIAIFEPLESEDIMLLAKNSPRVSYGQGDIIIRQEDEGDSMFIITKGEVVVEKKGEDGSHKFVAKLGPLDFVGEMSLLTGERRSATVKAFTEVEVILINKNAFKQILVANPKIAFSLSEKLLGRKKELERLGDPKYSELDSVHDEKEKTSILMKIQGFFGITRK